In Astatotilapia calliptera unplaced genomic scaffold, fAstCal1.2 U_scaffold_1, whole genome shotgun sequence, one DNA window encodes the following:
- the LOC113017226 gene encoding tripartite motif-containing protein 16-like yields MAQRGNQQDSKRLSCSLCLDLLKDPVTIPCGHNYCMNCIKGFWDEEEKNKKIHSCHHCRKAFIPKPVLEKNTMLAALVEQLKKTGLQAAPADHCYAGPEDVACDVCTGRKLKAIKSCLVCLASYCEKHLQPHYDAAPLKKHKLVAPSKKLQENICSRHDEVMKIFCRTDQQSICYLCLMDEHKGHETVPAAAERTEKQKELEVRRLNIQQRIQEREKDVKLLQQEVEAINGSADKAVEDSEKVFTKLIRLLQKRSSDVKQQVRSQQETEVSRVKELQEKLEQEIAELKRKDGELEQLSHTEDHNQFLHNYPSLSALSESTHSSSINIHPLSYFEDVTAAVSETRDKLQDILREELTNISRVVTMVDVLLSPPQPEPKTRDEFLKYSCAITLDPNTANTHLLLSERNRKATFKEQQQSYSDHPDRFLPCWQVLSKESLTGRCYWEVKWRGKVYVAVSYKNISRAGRLNDCVFGLNYKSWALSCDSKSCKFFYNKVQTELSGPEASTLGVYLDNRAGILSFYSVSETMTLLHRIQTTFTQPLYAGLMLFERGDTAEFIKLK; encoded by the coding sequence ATGGCGCAGAGAGGAAATCAGCAAGATTCAAAAAGATTATCTTGTTCACTCTGTTTGGATCTACTAAAGGATCCAGTAACTATTCCCTGTGGACACAACTACTGCATGAACTGTATTAAAGGTTTCTGggatgaagaggagaaaaacaagaaaatccacAGCTGCCACCACTGCAGGAAAGCTTTCATTCCAAAGCCTGtcctggagaaaaacaccatgttagcagctttagtggagcagctgaagaagactggactccaagctgctccagctgatcactgctatgctggacctgaagatgtggcctgtgatgtctgcactggGAGGAAGCTGAAAGCCATCAAGTCCTGTTTAGTCTGTCTGGCCtcttactgtgagaaacacctCCAACCTCACTATGATGCAGCtccattaaagaaacacaagctggtggccccctccaagaagctccaggagaacatctgctctcgtcatgatgaggtgatgaagattttctgtcgtactgatcagcagagtatctgttatctctgcttgatggatgaacataaaggccatgaaacagtcccagctgcagcagaaaggactgagaagcagaaggagctTGAGGTGAGACGactaaacatccagcagagaatccaggagcgagagaaagatgtgaagctgcttcaacaggaggtggaggccatcaatgGCTCTGCTGATAAAGCAGTGGAGGACAGTGAGAAGGTGTTCACTAAGCTGATCCGTCTCctccagaaaagaagctctgatgtgaagcagcaggtcagatcccagcaggaaactgaagtgagtcgagtcaaagagcttcaggagaagctggagcaggagatcgctgagctgaagaggaaagacggcgagctggagcagctctcacacacagaggatcacaaccagtttctacacaactacccctcactgtcagcactcagtgagtctacacactcatccagcatcaatattcatcctctgagctactttgaggatgtgacagcagctgtgtcagagaccagagataaactacaggacattcTGAGAGAGGAATTAACAAACATCTCACGGGTGGTGACTATGgtggatgttttactgtcaccaCCACAACCAGAGCCAAAGACAAGAGATgaattcttaaaatattcatgtgcaatcacactggatccaaatacagcaaacacacatctgTTATTGTCTGAGAGGAACAGAAAAGCAACATTTaaggaacaacaacagtcttattctgatcatccagacagatttctTCCTTGTTGGCAGGTCCTGAGTAAAGAGAGTCTGACTggacgttgttactgggaggtgaaGTGGAGAGGAAAAGTTTATGTAGCAGTTTCATACAAGAATATCAGCAGAGCAGGGAGGCTAAATGATTGTGTATTTGGGTTAAATTACAAATCTTGGGCATTAAGTTGTGATAGCAAGAGTTGTAAATTTTTCTACAACAAAGTCCAAACTGAGCTCTCAGGTCCCGAGGCTTCCACATTAGGAGTGTACTTGGATAATAGAGCAGgtattctgtctttctacagcgtttctgaaaccatgactctcctccacagaatccagaccacattcactcagccgctctatgctggaCTTATGCTTTTTGAGCGAGGAGACACAGCAGAGTTCATTAAATTGAAATAG